From Barrientosiimonas humi, a single genomic window includes:
- a CDS encoding alpha-mannosidase, producing MHDDISLTVGRVRRVLTERVWPAVHPESQPLTVEVHQLPGEPVPPAEGLELDYEPYSVGIPWGPAWGTTWFRLTGTVPQEWAGRRVEVVVDLGFDTNMTGFQCEGLVYRPDLTPVKSLNPRNQWVLVADPAEGGETVELFVEGASNPVLLDYHPFLPTQEGDVQTSSPKPLYTTRRMDLAVFDAEVHELALDLEVLFELQAELPEGPRRMRVLQALDDALDRLDLQRISQTAPDARAALRGVLDQRSDASAHQISAIGHAHIDSAWLWPVRETIRKVARTTSSMTALIDETDDFRYGMSSAQQYAWIKEHRPEVWQRVKDAVAAGRFVPLGGMWVESDTVMPSGESLVRQFLYGQRFFETELGVRTHGVWLPDSFGYSPALPQLVRRAGFDWFFTQKISWNQVNKFPHHTFWWEGIDGSRVFSHFPPMDTYNSQLSGSEVAKASTQFRENRVATGSIAPVGWGDGGGGTTREMVGKAQRLADLEGSAQVRWEHPDDFFARAREELADAPVWVGELYLELHRATLTSQHKTKQGNRRTEHLLVEAELWAVTAAARAGLDYPHDELDALWHQVLLQQFHDILPGTSIAWVHREAVAQYARVTAAAEAIVARSLEALTGAGETALLANASSYAIDGTPAGGVGLLDAPAADGTALEERDGGFVLDNGVVRVVVTGEGLITSAVDVATGREAIAPGGEANLLQLHQDFPNLWDAWDVDRFYRNRVTDLRDVESIAGEVVDGVATVTIERAITPESTVRQALSLAPGSRTLTVDQTTDWHETEKFLKVAFPLDVRAEHTAAETQFGHHKRVTHTNTSWEAAKFEVSMHRFVLVEERGFGVALVNDSTYGYDVTRDVTDDGPTTTLRLSLLRAPRFPDPETDQGEQTHRYGLVVGADAAIAAREGEVLNTPAREITGGEPVAPIVEVDGEGVVRTAVKQAADRSGDLVVRVHEALGGRTRGRVRFAVPATDVRRANLLEEPLPDAGLEPDADGWVSFDLGAFEVATLRATPPPHDLTQPPPAPHHLTPTT from the coding sequence GTGCACGATGACATCTCGCTCACCGTCGGCCGCGTCCGGCGAGTCCTGACCGAGCGGGTGTGGCCCGCGGTGCACCCCGAGTCGCAGCCGCTGACCGTCGAGGTGCACCAGCTGCCCGGCGAGCCCGTGCCGCCGGCCGAGGGTCTCGAGCTGGACTACGAGCCCTACTCCGTCGGCATCCCGTGGGGCCCGGCGTGGGGCACCACCTGGTTCCGGCTCACCGGCACCGTCCCGCAGGAGTGGGCGGGCCGGCGCGTCGAGGTCGTGGTCGACCTCGGCTTCGACACCAACATGACCGGCTTCCAGTGCGAGGGTCTGGTCTATCGCCCCGACCTGACGCCGGTGAAGTCGCTGAACCCGCGCAACCAGTGGGTGCTCGTGGCCGACCCGGCCGAGGGCGGCGAGACCGTCGAGCTGTTCGTCGAGGGCGCGAGCAACCCGGTGCTGCTGGACTACCACCCCTTCCTGCCGACGCAGGAGGGCGACGTCCAGACCTCCTCGCCGAAGCCGCTCTACACCACGCGCCGGATGGACCTGGCCGTCTTCGACGCCGAGGTGCACGAGCTCGCCCTCGACCTCGAGGTGCTCTTCGAGCTGCAGGCCGAGCTGCCCGAGGGCCCGCGCCGCATGCGCGTCCTCCAGGCGCTCGACGACGCGCTGGATCGCCTTGACCTGCAACGCATCTCGCAGACCGCGCCCGACGCGCGCGCCGCGCTGCGCGGGGTGCTCGACCAGCGCTCCGACGCCAGCGCCCACCAGATCTCGGCCATCGGCCACGCGCACATCGACTCGGCCTGGCTGTGGCCGGTGCGCGAGACGATCCGCAAGGTCGCCCGCACCACCTCCTCGATGACCGCGCTCATCGACGAGACCGACGACTTCCGCTACGGCATGTCCAGCGCCCAGCAGTACGCCTGGATCAAGGAGCACCGCCCCGAGGTCTGGCAGCGGGTCAAGGACGCCGTGGCCGCCGGCCGGTTCGTGCCGCTCGGCGGCATGTGGGTCGAGAGCGACACCGTGATGCCGTCGGGCGAGTCGCTGGTGCGCCAGTTCCTCTACGGCCAGCGGTTCTTCGAGACCGAGCTCGGCGTGCGCACCCACGGCGTGTGGCTGCCCGACAGCTTCGGCTACTCGCCGGCGCTGCCGCAGCTGGTGCGCCGCGCCGGCTTCGACTGGTTCTTCACCCAGAAGATCTCCTGGAACCAGGTCAACAAGTTCCCGCACCACACGTTCTGGTGGGAGGGCATCGACGGCTCCCGGGTGTTCAGCCACTTCCCGCCGATGGACACCTACAACTCCCAGCTGTCCGGCTCCGAGGTCGCCAAGGCCTCGACCCAGTTCCGCGAGAACCGGGTCGCCACCGGCTCGATCGCCCCCGTCGGCTGGGGCGACGGCGGCGGCGGCACCACCCGCGAGATGGTCGGCAAGGCGCAGCGGCTGGCCGACCTCGAGGGCAGCGCGCAGGTGCGCTGGGAGCACCCCGACGACTTCTTCGCCCGCGCCCGCGAGGAGCTGGCCGACGCGCCGGTCTGGGTGGGCGAGCTCTACCTCGAGCTGCACCGCGCCACCCTCACCTCGCAGCACAAGACCAAGCAGGGCAACCGGCGCACCGAGCACCTGCTCGTCGAGGCCGAGCTGTGGGCGGTGACCGCCGCGGCGCGCGCCGGGCTGGACTACCCCCACGACGAGCTCGACGCCCTGTGGCACCAGGTGCTGCTGCAGCAGTTCCACGACATCCTCCCCGGCACCTCGATCGCCTGGGTGCACCGCGAGGCCGTGGCGCAGTACGCCCGGGTCACCGCCGCCGCCGAGGCGATCGTCGCCCGCTCGCTCGAGGCGCTCACCGGGGCAGGCGAGACCGCGCTGCTCGCCAACGCGAGCTCGTACGCCATCGACGGCACCCCCGCCGGCGGCGTCGGCCTGCTCGACGCGCCGGCCGCGGACGGCACCGCGCTGGAGGAGCGCGACGGCGGGTTCGTGCTCGACAACGGCGTCGTGCGCGTCGTCGTCACGGGCGAGGGGCTGATCACCTCGGCCGTCGACGTGGCGACCGGCCGCGAGGCGATCGCGCCCGGCGGCGAGGCCAACCTGCTGCAGCTGCACCAGGACTTCCCGAACCTGTGGGACGCGTGGGACGTCGACCGCTTCTACCGCAACCGGGTGACCGACCTGCGCGACGTCGAGAGCATCGCCGGGGAGGTCGTCGACGGCGTCGCCACCGTGACCATCGAGCGGGCCATCACGCCGGAATCTACTGTGCGACAAGCACTTTCGCTGGCGCCCGGCAGCCGCACGCTGACCGTCGACCAGACCACCGACTGGCACGAGACCGAGAAGTTCCTCAAGGTCGCCTTCCCGCTCGACGTGCGCGCCGAGCACACCGCGGCCGAGACCCAGTTCGGCCACCACAAGCGCGTCACGCACACCAACACCTCGTGGGAGGCCGCGAAGTTCGAGGTGTCGATGCACCGCTTCGTGCTGGTCGAGGAGCGCGGCTTCGGGGTGGCGCTGGTCAACGACTCGACCTACGGCTACGACGTGACGCGCGACGTCACCGACGACGGACCGACCACCACGCTGCGGCTGTCGCTGCTGCGCGCGCCGCGCTTCCCCGACCCCGAGACCGACCAGGGCGAGCAGACCCACCGCTACGGCCTGGTCGTCGGCGCCGACGCCGCGATCGCCGCGCGCGAGGGCGAGGTGCTCAACACCCCGGCCCGCGAGATCACCGGCGGCGAGCCGGTCGCGCCGATCGTCGAGGTCGACGGCGAGGGCGTGGTCCGCACCGCGGTGAAGCAGGCCGCCGACCGTTCCGGCGACCTGGTCGTCCGGGTGCACGAGGCCCTCGGTGGTCGCACGCGCGGGCGGGTCCGGTTCGCCGTGCCGGCCACGGACGTACGCCGGGCGAACCTGCTCGAAGAACCGCTCCCCGACGCCGGCCTCGAGCCCGACGCCGACGGCTGGGTCTCCTTCGACCTGGGCGCCTTCGAGGTCGCCACCCTGCGCGCCACCCCGCCCCCCCACGACCTGACCCAGCCACCCCCGGCCCCCCACCACCTGACCCCCACCACCTAA
- a CDS encoding thiopurine S-methyltransferase has translation MDAQMWEQRWAEGRIGFHQQTVTPQLEQHWPRLGVPAGARVFVPLAGKSLDMVWLVEHGHPVLGVELSQLAIDQFFAERGLQPDVHESAYGVHHVAGHYELIRGDVFDLDVAGLGSCAAVFDRAALIALPADERPRYARLFDHLAPGTRGLVVTLDYDQSRMDGPPFSVPEPEVDRLYAPAWQVDRLERSVDEPEPRLARAGLTELATTTYALTHH, from the coding sequence ATGGACGCGCAGATGTGGGAGCAGCGGTGGGCCGAGGGACGGATCGGCTTCCACCAGCAGACGGTCACGCCTCAGCTCGAGCAGCACTGGCCCAGGCTCGGCGTGCCGGCCGGCGCGCGGGTCTTCGTGCCGCTGGCCGGCAAGAGCCTCGACATGGTCTGGCTGGTCGAGCACGGCCACCCGGTGCTCGGCGTCGAGCTGTCCCAGCTGGCGATCGACCAGTTCTTCGCCGAGCGTGGGCTGCAGCCCGACGTGCACGAGTCGGCGTACGGCGTGCACCACGTCGCCGGGCACTACGAGCTGATCCGCGGCGACGTCTTCGACCTCGACGTGGCCGGCCTCGGCAGTTGCGCGGCGGTCTTCGACCGGGCGGCGCTCATCGCGCTGCCCGCCGACGAGCGGCCCCGCTACGCGCGGCTGTTCGATCACCTCGCGCCCGGCACCCGCGGCCTGGTCGTCACCCTCGACTACGACCAGTCCCGCATGGACGGCCCGCCGTTCTCGGTGCCCGAGCCCGAGGTCGACCGGCTGTACGCCCCCGCCTGGCAGGTGGACCGACTCGAGCGGTCCGTGGACGAGCCCGAGCCGCGCCTCGCCCGGGCCGGCCTGACCGAGCTGGCGACGACGACGTACGCCCTCACCCACCACTGA
- a CDS encoding (Fe-S)-binding protein: MTPLQIVCAVIALGITAVGIALMVRAVRRILATFRLGQPENRGDHKGERTRTLLREFLGHTRMSRIRIVSAAHWVTMIAFGFLFFTLLTAFGQIFDPHFAIPLIGHFPVYEWITDILTISGIVGIVVLMAVRRKNHPGRVPTERRSRFFGSTFWQAYYVELTILGVMLCILTLRGLEYALQSKTEDVNAIAHYPLTFPVGEAFSGLSQTSLEQLIVVIATIKIVISFAWMITISLNTTMGVAWHRFLAFFNIFFKRHADGRTSLGALAPMQIDGKPVDFDNLDELMDDESEAEPKLGVGAVEQFTWKGLLDFSTCTECGRCQSQCPAWNTEKPLSPKLLMMTLRDHASAKAPYLQAAQAGSTVAVEEAQGSQTAQVAELSLVGQTGYDIGSPLTAYDPLGVSGAGAVVDEDVLWSCTTCGACVEQCPVDIEHVDHIVDMRRHQVLLESAFPTELGGLFKNLENKQNPWGMSARARMDWAKDLPFDVKVIGGAGSNAVESATDVEWLFWVGCAGAYEDRAKKTTRAVAELLHTAGVEFAVLGDGETCTGDPARRAGNEMLFQMLAQQNVETLGEVGATKIVVTCAHCFNTIKNEYPQLGGSYEVVHHTQLLNRLVREKKLTPVARPDEADTSGAASTAPSVTYHDPCYLGRHNGVYAPPRELIGALPGVEYREMERSGETSFCCGAGGARMWMEEKLGNRINLDRTAEAVATGADRIAIGCPFCRVMLTDGLTAQQSDGQAREDVEVVDVANMLLAAVKRG, translated from the coding sequence ATGACCCCGCTCCAGATCGTCTGCGCCGTCATCGCGCTGGGCATCACCGCCGTCGGCATCGCGCTGATGGTCCGCGCCGTGCGCCGCATCCTGGCCACCTTCCGCCTCGGCCAGCCCGAGAACCGCGGCGACCACAAGGGCGAGCGCACCCGCACCCTGCTGCGCGAGTTCCTCGGCCACACCCGCATGTCGCGCATCCGCATCGTGTCGGCGGCGCACTGGGTGACGATGATCGCGTTCGGCTTCCTGTTCTTCACGCTGCTGACGGCGTTCGGGCAGATCTTCGACCCGCACTTCGCGATCCCGCTGATCGGCCACTTCCCGGTGTACGAGTGGATCACCGACATCCTCACGATCTCCGGCATCGTCGGGATCGTCGTGCTGATGGCCGTGCGCCGCAAGAACCACCCGGGCCGGGTCCCGACCGAGCGCCGCTCGCGCTTCTTCGGGTCGACGTTCTGGCAGGCCTACTACGTCGAGCTGACCATCCTCGGCGTGATGCTGTGCATCCTGACCCTGCGCGGCCTGGAGTACGCCCTGCAGAGCAAGACCGAGGACGTCAACGCCATCGCGCACTACCCGCTGACCTTCCCCGTCGGCGAGGCGTTCAGCGGGCTGTCGCAGACGTCGCTGGAGCAGCTCATCGTCGTCATCGCGACGATCAAGATCGTCATCTCGTTCGCCTGGATGATCACCATCTCGCTGAACACCACGATGGGCGTCGCCTGGCACCGCTTCCTGGCGTTCTTCAACATCTTCTTCAAGCGGCACGCCGACGGGCGCACCTCGCTGGGTGCCCTGGCGCCGATGCAGATCGACGGCAAGCCGGTCGACTTCGACAACCTCGACGAGCTGATGGACGACGAGAGCGAGGCCGAGCCGAAGCTGGGCGTCGGCGCCGTCGAGCAGTTCACCTGGAAGGGCCTGCTCGACTTCTCCACCTGCACCGAGTGCGGCCGCTGCCAGAGCCAGTGCCCGGCGTGGAACACCGAGAAGCCGCTGTCGCCCAAGCTACTGATGATGACGCTGCGCGACCACGCCAGCGCCAAGGCGCCGTATCTGCAGGCGGCACAGGCGGGTTCGACCGTGGCGGTCGAGGAGGCCCAGGGCTCGCAGACGGCGCAGGTCGCCGAGCTCAGTCTCGTCGGGCAGACCGGCTACGACATCGGCTCGCCGCTGACGGCGTACGACCCGCTCGGCGTGAGCGGTGCCGGCGCCGTGGTCGACGAGGACGTCCTGTGGTCGTGCACCACGTGCGGGGCGTGCGTCGAGCAGTGCCCGGTCGACATCGAGCACGTCGACCACATCGTCGACATGCGCCGCCACCAGGTGCTGCTGGAGTCGGCGTTCCCGACCGAGCTCGGCGGGCTGTTCAAGAACCTGGAGAACAAGCAGAACCCGTGGGGCATGTCCGCGCGGGCGCGGATGGACTGGGCCAAGGACCTGCCGTTCGACGTCAAGGTCATCGGGGGCGCGGGCAGCAACGCCGTCGAGTCGGCCACGGACGTCGAGTGGCTGTTCTGGGTCGGGTGCGCGGGGGCGTACGAGGACCGCGCGAAGAAGACCACGCGCGCGGTGGCCGAGCTGCTGCACACCGCGGGCGTGGAGTTCGCGGTGCTCGGCGACGGCGAGACCTGCACCGGCGACCCGGCGCGGCGCGCGGGCAACGAGATGCTCTTCCAGATGCTCGCGCAGCAGAACGTCGAGACGCTGGGCGAGGTCGGGGCGACCAAGATCGTCGTGACCTGCGCGCACTGCTTCAACACGATCAAGAACGAGTACCCCCAGCTCGGCGGGTCCTACGAGGTCGTGCACCACACGCAGCTGCTCAACCGCCTCGTGCGCGAGAAGAAGCTGACGCCGGTCGCGCGCCCCGACGAGGCCGACACCTCCGGCGCCGCCTCGACCGCGCCGAGCGTGACCTACCACGACCCGTGCTACCTCGGCCGGCACAACGGGGTGTACGCCCCGCCGCGCGAGCTGATCGGCGCGCTGCCGGGGGTGGAGTACCGCGAGATGGAGCGGTCGGGCGAGACCTCGTTCTGCTGCGGCGCCGGCGGCGCGCGCATGTGGATGGAGGAGAAGCTCGGCAACCGCATCAACCTCGACCGCACCGCCGAGGCGGTCGCGACGGGCGCCGACCGGATCGCCATCGGCTGCCCGTTCTGCCGCGTGATGCTCACCGACGGCCTCACCGCCCAGCAGTCCGACGGGCAGGCGCGTGAGGACGTCGAGGTGGTCGACGTCGCCAACATGCTGCTGGCGGCGGTCAAGCGCGGCTGA
- a CDS encoding aldo/keto reductase, giving the protein MNEPRLVLGAMYFGTRLDDRASFALLDRFVAAGGRWIDTANCYSFWEDPSGLGGQSEEVIGRWLRANPGADVRLSTKVGVQPTVPHGHPEHDEGLSRQAVRAGLALSLERLGVERIDRYWAHPEDLREPIDQVGVTFGELVRDGLVDEVAICNNPTWAVERARAAAQAAGLAPFAGLQLRHSYLQPKPGVVVEGQDWRFGMVTPETVDYVARNDLDLWVYTALLLGAYDRDDRPFTPAYQHEGNAARLQVLGEVAAEVGASKGQVVLAWLAGGEVPMLPILGGSKPEQLDSALAGVRLELTADQRARLDAAG; this is encoded by the coding sequence GTGAACGAACCCCGCCTCGTGCTCGGCGCGATGTATTTCGGAACCCGCCTCGACGACCGCGCCAGCTTCGCGCTGCTCGACCGGTTCGTCGCGGCCGGTGGCCGCTGGATCGACACGGCCAACTGCTACTCCTTCTGGGAGGACCCCTCCGGCCTCGGCGGCCAGAGCGAGGAGGTCATCGGTCGCTGGCTGCGGGCCAACCCGGGCGCGGACGTGCGCCTCAGCACCAAGGTCGGCGTGCAGCCGACGGTCCCGCACGGTCACCCCGAGCACGACGAGGGCCTGTCGCGCCAGGCGGTGCGGGCGGGGCTCGCGCTCAGCCTCGAGCGGCTCGGCGTCGAGCGCATCGACCGTTACTGGGCGCACCCGGAGGACCTGCGCGAGCCGATCGACCAGGTCGGCGTGACCTTCGGTGAGCTGGTGCGCGACGGGCTGGTCGACGAGGTCGCGATCTGCAACAACCCGACCTGGGCCGTGGAGCGCGCCCGGGCCGCCGCGCAGGCCGCGGGCCTGGCGCCGTTCGCGGGGTTGCAGCTGCGCCACTCCTACCTGCAGCCCAAGCCCGGCGTGGTCGTCGAGGGGCAGGACTGGCGCTTCGGCATGGTGACGCCGGAGACGGTCGACTACGTCGCGCGGAACGACCTCGACCTGTGGGTCTACACCGCGCTGCTGCTCGGGGCGTACGACCGCGACGACCGGCCGTTCACGCCGGCCTACCAGCACGAGGGCAACGCGGCCCGGCTGCAGGTGCTGGGCGAGGTGGCGGCCGAGGTCGGCGCCAGCAAGGGGCAGGTGGTGCTCGCCTGGCTCGCCGGCGGCGAGGTGCCGATGCTGCCGATCCTCGGCGGCAGCAAGCCCGAGCAGCTCGACAGCGCGCTCGCGGGCGTGCGGCTGGAGCTGACCGCCGACCAGCGGGCGCGGCTCGACGCCGCCGGCTGA
- the cysK gene encoding cysteine synthase A — MPILDDVTQSIGQTPLVRINRIISAETGAADGVTVAGKLEFANPAASVKDRIGAAIVEAAEKSGELKPGGTIVEATSGNTGIALAMVGAAKGYRVVLAMPETMSKERRALLRAFGAELVLTPGSEGMKGAVAKAQELATEEGAVLARQFANEANPEVHRRTTAEEIWNDTDGAVDIVVSGIGTGGTITGVGQVLKERKPEVQMIAVEPAESPILNGGEPGPHKIQGIGANFVPDILDREIYDEVIDIDFPTSVEWARKAATQEGLLVGISSGTALAAAAQVAARPENAGKTIVVIIPSFGERYLSTLLFEGLVD; from the coding sequence GTGCCCATCCTCGACGACGTCACCCAGTCCATCGGCCAGACGCCGCTGGTGCGGATCAACCGGATCATCAGCGCCGAGACCGGCGCCGCCGACGGCGTGACCGTCGCCGGCAAGCTGGAGTTCGCCAACCCCGCCGCCTCGGTCAAGGACCGCATCGGTGCCGCGATCGTCGAGGCCGCCGAGAAGTCCGGCGAGCTGAAGCCGGGCGGCACGATCGTCGAGGCCACCTCGGGCAACACCGGCATCGCGCTCGCGATGGTCGGGGCGGCCAAGGGATACCGCGTCGTGCTGGCCATGCCCGAGACGATGAGCAAGGAGCGCCGCGCCCTGCTGCGCGCGTTCGGCGCCGAGCTGGTGCTGACCCCCGGCTCGGAGGGCATGAAGGGCGCGGTCGCCAAGGCCCAGGAGCTCGCCACGGAGGAGGGCGCGGTGCTGGCCCGGCAGTTCGCCAACGAGGCCAACCCCGAGGTGCACCGCCGCACGACCGCCGAGGAGATCTGGAACGACACCGACGGCGCCGTCGACATCGTCGTGAGCGGCATCGGCACCGGCGGCACCATCACCGGCGTCGGCCAGGTGCTCAAGGAGCGCAAGCCCGAGGTGCAGATGATCGCCGTCGAGCCGGCCGAGTCGCCGATCCTCAACGGCGGCGAGCCCGGCCCGCACAAGATCCAGGGCATCGGTGCCAACTTCGTGCCCGACATCCTCGACCGCGAGATCTACGACGAGGTCATCGACATCGACTTCCCGACCTCGGTGGAGTGGGCCCGCAAGGCGGCCACCCAGGAGGGCCTGCTGGTCGGCATCTCCTCCGGCACCGCGCTCGCGGCCGCCGCGCAGGTCGCCGCCCGCCCGGAGAACGCCGGCAAGACGATCGTCGTGATCATCCCCAGCTTCGGCGAGCGCTACCTGTCCACGCTGCTGTTCGAGGGTCTTGTTGACTGA
- the epsC gene encoding serine O-acetyltransferase EpsC, translating to MAMGTHLLTGKTDDRRPLARLRRAVDDVRSGLRDDVDAALLRDPAAGSSLEVVLTSPGLHAVWAHRVAHRMWQRGDRWRIPARLVAHASRAATGVEIHPGATIGQRFFIDHGMGVVIGETAEVGDDVMLYHGVTLGGRSMERVKRHPTIADGVTIGAGARILGPVTIGERTQVGANAVVVKDVPRDSVAVGIPATVRTSAPAEDPYADPALYI from the coding sequence ATGGCCATGGGCACCCACCTCCTGACGGGGAAGACCGACGACCGGCGTCCGCTGGCGCGGCTGCGCCGAGCCGTGGACGACGTACGCTCGGGGCTGCGCGACGACGTCGACGCGGCTCTGCTGCGTGACCCGGCCGCCGGATCCTCGCTGGAGGTGGTGCTCACCTCGCCCGGGCTGCACGCCGTCTGGGCGCACCGGGTCGCCCACCGGATGTGGCAGCGCGGTGACCGCTGGCGCATCCCTGCGCGGCTCGTGGCGCACGCGTCGCGCGCTGCCACCGGCGTCGAGATCCACCCCGGCGCCACCATCGGGCAGCGCTTCTTCATCGACCACGGCATGGGGGTCGTCATCGGCGAGACCGCGGAGGTCGGCGACGACGTGATGCTCTATCACGGCGTCACGCTCGGCGGCCGCTCGATGGAGCGGGTCAAGCGACACCCCACGATCGCCGACGGCGTGACGATCGGTGCCGGCGCGCGCATCCTCGGCCCCGTCACGATCGGCGAACGCACCCAGGTGGGCGCCAACGCCGTGGTGGTCAAGGACGTCCCGCGCGACTCGGTCGCCGTCGGCATCCCCGCCACGGTGCGCACCTCCGCCCCCGCAGAGGACCCCTACGCCGACCCCGCGCTGTACATCTAG
- a CDS encoding NAD(P)-dependent oxidoreductase, which translates to MQPAAPQHVGVIGLGHMGAPMAVNLARAGYAVAGWSRTPRSLSGPASLRTTTDLADLRGCDTLVCLLPELAHLEALLEDGSLLAPGHATTALVVMSTCSPVDVVALAERLAPQVEVVDAPVSGGAQGAQEARLSIMCGCTPEQLERLRPMLEALGRTVRHLGPVGAGSVAKAANQLVVAATMEALAEATLLAERHGLDRAQLLEVLGGGLAASELLRQRGPALSSDDFTPTAAARLFVKDLRYAAEAAGDLRLPVRDAVAAQFDRTVALGLGEQDMAVLLQTLRHSPERP; encoded by the coding sequence ATGCAGCCCGCCGCCCCGCAGCACGTCGGCGTCATCGGCCTCGGCCACATGGGTGCGCCCATGGCGGTCAACCTGGCGAGGGCGGGGTACGCCGTCGCCGGCTGGTCGCGCACGCCCCGCTCGCTCTCCGGGCCGGCGTCGCTGCGCACGACCACCGACCTCGCCGACCTGCGCGGGTGCGACACGCTCGTCTGCCTGCTGCCCGAGCTGGCCCACCTGGAGGCGCTGCTCGAGGACGGCTCGCTGCTGGCCCCGGGCCACGCGACGACCGCGCTGGTCGTGATGAGCACCTGCTCCCCGGTCGACGTGGTCGCGCTGGCCGAGCGGCTCGCCCCGCAGGTCGAGGTGGTCGACGCGCCGGTGAGCGGCGGGGCGCAGGGCGCCCAGGAGGCGCGGCTGTCGATCATGTGCGGCTGCACGCCGGAACAGCTGGAGCGGCTGCGGCCGATGCTGGAGGCGCTGGGCCGCACGGTGCGCCACCTCGGCCCGGTCGGCGCGGGCTCGGTCGCCAAGGCGGCCAACCAGCTGGTGGTGGCGGCCACGATGGAGGCGCTGGCCGAGGCGACCCTGCTCGCCGAGCGGCACGGCCTCGACCGCGCCCAGCTGCTGGAGGTGCTGGGCGGCGGGCTCGCTGCCTCGGAGCTGCTGCGCCAACGCGGCCCGGCGCTGAGCAGCGACGACTTCACCCCGACCGCCGCGGCGAGGCTGTTCGTGAAGGACCTGCGCTACGCCGCGGAGGCCGCGGGCGACCTACGGCTGCCGGTGCGCGACGCCGTGGCCGCCCAGTTCGACCGCACCGTGGCGCTCGGCCTGGGCGAGCAGGACATGGCGGTGCTGCTGCAGACCCTGCGGCACTCCCCCGAGCGTCCCTGA
- a CDS encoding HU family DNA-binding protein, which produces MNRTDLASTIAQKTGVSVKDANAVIGGLNDVILEAVGRGDKIQLPGLLTIEVVDRAARTGRNPQTGEEIQIAATKAAKVTAGSKLKAAAKG; this is translated from the coding sequence ATGAACCGCACTGACCTCGCCAGCACCATCGCGCAGAAGACCGGCGTGAGCGTCAAGGACGCCAACGCTGTCATCGGTGGACTGAACGATGTGATCCTCGAGGCCGTCGGCCGCGGCGACAAGATCCAGCTGCCGGGCCTGCTGACCATCGAGGTCGTCGACCGCGCGGCGCGCACCGGCCGCAACCCGCAGACCGGCGAGGAGATCCAGATCGCCGCGACGAAGGCCGCCAAGGTCACCGCGGGCAGCAAGCTCAAGGCTGCCGCCAAGGGCTGA
- a CDS encoding YtxH domain-containing protein — protein MGKLSFLVGLGAGYVLGAKAGRQRYEQIKDRANQAWGHPQVQDTVEKASEQVKAKAPQVAAAAGTAAQKAAGQAARATPGVSSGPEAPNTADEDLPETIHRDEKGKLHAEPGGFGPGPGNLP, from the coding sequence ATGGGCAAGCTGTCCTTCCTCGTCGGCCTCGGAGCCGGATACGTCCTCGGCGCCAAGGCCGGCAGGCAGCGTTACGAGCAGATCAAGGACCGCGCGAACCAGGCGTGGGGCCACCCGCAGGTGCAGGACACGGTGGAGAAGGCGAGCGAGCAGGTGAAGGCCAAGGCGCCGCAGGTCGCGGCCGCCGCCGGCACCGCCGCGCAGAAGGCCGCAGGTCAGGCGGCCCGGGCCACCCCGGGCGTCTCGTCCGGGCCGGAGGCGCCCAACACCGCCGACGAGGACCTGCCGGAGACGATCCACCGCGACGAGAAGGGCAAGCTGCACGCCGAGCCCGGTGGCTTCGGCCCCGGCCCGGGCAACCTGCCCTGA